A single window of Anopheles moucheti chromosome 2, idAnoMoucSN_F20_07, whole genome shotgun sequence DNA harbors:
- the LOC128308652 gene encoding cytochrome b5 reductase 4 isoform X2: MENSENKLQLPNLTNEVKHVTTSPMRSPVSQSMLVPKQSSTSATGNPRNKTALKPGHSLMDWIRLGNSGTDLSGTGGRVVPVTHAELAKHDRPEDAWMAIRGKVYNVTRYMNFHPGGSDELMRGAGKDATRLFEEVHAWVNYESLLAKCYIGPLRNTVTINLADSGNPNSKLPPPPPSWTAKASKSDPSTNVTATNSSPTPSVKDTLDAAPISPPPLSIVSSASDDSLKLSVPIVPRFDWIQKTSELTLIFYTRSLANPGVMVEYVDHLEVTVNILVESSVQHRYRFHLANNVRWPCTARTSLESGKIELMFHKLCPALWTSYGQMTYERRENCELQLHEYDVATRIEITHDSCALLLRPKNNSLLQVTPVGYHVSVSASIEGEYVSRSYTPVPASCVGTDCPETFVPLLVKSYPDGCLSKHLTRPVPLGTSLQVSQPSGNFLLSKLRHHNRFALLAAGSGLTPMLALLHYLLERNSNRIEHICLLYFNKTEADIWCREMLENLCKKDKRFTLRHYLSEVELPDRDGTTTSDENRSTFVHGRVTPDIIRQLTTKDSPLYATYRCLCGPKPFNELCQQYFQQLGDDNPKHLHCFQG, encoded by the exons GCAACCCTCGGAACAAAACCGCACTGAAGCCGGGCCACTCGTTGATGGACTGGATCCGGCTGGGCAACTCGGGCACCGATCTGTCCGGCACCGGGGGTCGTGTCGTGCCGGTCACCCATGCCGAACTCGCCAAGCATGACCGGCCCGAAGACGCCTGGATGGCCATCCGGGGGAAGGTGTACAACGTGACGCGATACATGAACTTTCATCCCGGAG GTTCCGATGAGCTGATGCGAGGTGCCGGCAAGGATGCGACGAGACTGTTCGAGGAGGTGCACGCTTGGGTGAACTACGAATCCCTGCTGGCGAAGTGCTACATCGGTCCGCTCCGTAATACAGTTACCATCAATCTTGCCGACAGCGGTAATCCCAACAGCAAGCtcccaccgccaccaccgtcgTGGACCGCAAAGGCTTCCAAATCAGACCCATCCACGAACGTGACAGCCACAAATTCCTCCCCCACACCGTCGGTCAAGGATACCCTCGATGCTGCCCCGATATCACCGCCACCCCTCTCGATCGTCAGCTCGGCCAGTGACGATTCGCTTAAGCTGTCCGTACCGATCGTGCCCCGATTCGACTGGATACAGAAAACGTCCGAACTGACGCTCATCTTCTACACCCGTTCGCTGGCCAATCCGGGCGTGATGGTCGAGTATGTGGACCATCTCGAGGTGACAGTTAACATTCTGGTCGAGTCAAGCGTCCAGCACCGGTACCGGTTCCATCTGGCCAACAACGTACGGTGGCCATGCACCGCCCGCACATCGCTCGAGTCGGGCAAAATAGAGCTGATGTTCCACAAGCTGTGCCCGGCACTATGGACCAGCTACGGCCAGATGACGTACGAGCGGCGGGAAAACTgtgagctgcagctgcacGAGTACGATGTGGCAACGCGAATTGAAATAACGCACGATTCGTGCGCGTTGCTGTTGCGGCCGAAGAACAACAGCCTGCTGCAGGTTACACCGGTCGGCTATCACGTGTCCGTGTCCGCCTCCATCGAGGGCGAGTACGTATCGCGCAGTTACACACCCGTGCCGGCCAGCTGCGTGGGTACGGACTGTCCGGAAACGTTCGTACCGCTGCTGGTGAAATCCTACCCGGACGGGTGTTTATCCAAGCATCTTACGCGGCCGGTACCGCTCGGTACATCGCTGCAGGTGTCCCAGCCGAGTGGCAACTTCCTGCTAAGCAAACTGCGACATCACAATCGATTTGCGCTGCTGGCTGCCGGCAGTGGACTGACTCCAATGCTCGCCTTACTGCACTATCTGCTCGAACGGAACAGCAATCGGAT agaacaCATCTGTCTGCTGTACTTCAACAAAACCGAGGCGGATATCTGGTGCCGAGAGATGCtggaaaatttatgcaaaaaggACAAAAG ATTCACCCTGAGGCATTACTTATCGGAGGTGGAACTTCCGGACAGGGATGGTACCACGACGAGTGACGAAAATCGTTCGACCTTCGTCCATGGTCGCGTGACGCCGGACATCATACGGCAGCTGACGACGAAGGATTCACCTCTGTACGCCACCTACCGCTGCCTGTGCGGACCGAAGCCGTTCAACGAGCTGTGCCAGCAGTACTTCCAACAGCTGGGTGACGATAATCCGAAGCATCTGCACTGTTTTCAGGGTTAG
- the LOC128298344 gene encoding parkin coregulated gene protein homolog, which produces MAKSASFLFEVRPRSAMVKAKPVRSVKSASAAMRPVPAFSIESLQKNTFVMGPPKAQKQRYMIQPKATSFRMYYERGDLPIKMEYLTGGDKIAWTVDIDKLDYGLYLPLFFDGLSETRHPYKTYARQGVQDLLAHGGDKIYPVIPQLIIPIKNALNTRNVEVMCVTLKIIQQLVMSSDLIGPALVPFYRQLLPMFNAYKVKNINSGDAIDYGQKNNMNVGDLIDETLQVLERHGGEDAFINIKYMVPTYESCYLN; this is translated from the exons ATGGCTAAATCTGCATCCTTCCTGTTCGAGGTCCGGCCACGTTCGGCCATGGTCAAAGCGAAACCCGTTCGCAGTGTAAAAAGTGCTTCCGCTGCGATGCGACCCGTACCAGCATTTTCGATCGAATCGCTCCAGAAGAACACCTTCGTAATGGGGCCACCGAAGGCGCAGAAAC AGCGATACATGATACAACCGAAGGCGACCTCCTTCCGGATGTACTACGAACGGGGTGATCTGCCAATCAAGATGGAGTATCTGACCGGTGGCGATAAGATTGCCTGGACGGTCGACATCGATAAGCTCGATTACGGGCTGTATCTGCCGCTGTTCTTTGACGGGCTGTCGGAAACACGCCACCCATACAAAACGTACGCCCGGCAGGGCGTCCAGGACCTGTTGGCACACGGTGGCGACAAGATCTATCCCGTCATTCCGCAGCTAATTATTCCGATTAAGA ATGCGCTCAACACACGCAACGTGGAAGTAATGTGCGTTACGTTGAAAATAATTCAGCAGCTCGTAATGTCGTCGGATCTGATCGGGCCAGCCCTTGTGCCGTTCTATCGCCAGCTGCTGCCCATGTTTAATGCGTACAAGGTGAAAAACA TCAACTCGGGCGATGCCATCGATTACGGCCAGAAGAACAACATGAACGTGGGCGACCTAATTGACGAGACGCTGCAGGTGCTGGAGCGGCACGGTGGCGAGGACGCTTTCATCAACATTAAGTACATGGTACCGACGTACGAGTCATGCTATCTAAATTAA